From Eubacterium sp. 1001713B170207_170306_E7, the proteins below share one genomic window:
- the radA gene encoding DNA repair protein RadA, which yields MAKIKKKFVCQNCGYTTPKWMGRCTECGEWNSFVEELDMPTEQGKKNTLERAVYTKPKRIEEIIPQKEDRFKTKNKELDRVLGGGIVPGGVILLGGDPGIGKSTILLQTTENLGSQGLKILYISGEESEQQLKMRAVRMKVKSRNIFFLSEINVPYIVDTILNEKPDLVIIDSIQTMYSPTITSAPGSVSQIRENANALMQIAKKDNISMILVGHVTKEGNIAGPRVLEHMVDTVLYFEGEKYHTYRILRGVKNRFGSTNEIGIFEMAQDGLHEVANPSEMMLSSRPKNTCGSVVVPCMEGTRPLLIELQGLVSQTSFGNPRRMATGMDYNRMVLLLAIMEKRLGLQLQNLDAYINVVGGMKIDEPALDLAVVSVLYSSFRNFEIPEDMMIIGEVGLTGEVRNIQHIEKRLKEGAKLGFKRCIMPKGNARGLENPGLELLPVDNISKALNILK from the coding sequence ATGGCAAAAATAAAAAAGAAATTTGTGTGCCAGAACTGTGGCTACACCACCCCTAAATGGATGGGGCGCTGCACCGAATGCGGCGAGTGGAATTCCTTTGTGGAGGAGCTGGATATGCCCACCGAGCAGGGGAAGAAGAATACCCTTGAGCGGGCAGTATACACCAAACCCAAGCGGATTGAAGAAATTATCCCTCAGAAAGAGGATCGCTTTAAAACAAAAAATAAGGAGCTGGACCGCGTCCTCGGCGGCGGTATTGTGCCGGGAGGCGTCATCCTGCTGGGCGGGGACCCCGGGATCGGGAAGTCGACCATCCTGCTGCAGACAACGGAAAATCTCGGAAGCCAGGGGCTTAAAATCCTGTACATCTCAGGTGAAGAGTCTGAGCAGCAGCTTAAAATGCGGGCGGTCCGGATGAAGGTGAAATCCCGGAATATCTTTTTTCTCTCCGAGATCAATGTTCCTTATATTGTGGATACCATTCTCAACGAAAAGCCGGATCTGGTCATTATTGACTCGATCCAGACAATGTACAGCCCTACGATTACCTCTGCCCCCGGAAGTGTCAGCCAGATCCGGGAGAACGCCAACGCACTCATGCAGATCGCCAAAAAGGATAATATCTCGATGATCCTGGTGGGGCATGTGACCAAGGAAGGCAACATTGCGGGGCCCCGCGTGTTAGAACACATGGTAGATACAGTTCTGTATTTTGAGGGCGAGAAATATCACACCTACCGCATACTCAGAGGGGTTAAAAACCGTTTCGGCTCTACCAATGAGATCGGCATTTTTGAGATGGCTCAGGACGGCCTGCACGAGGTGGCAAACCCCTCGGAAATGATGCTCTCGAGCCGCCCTAAAAACACCTGCGGCTCTGTGGTCGTGCCCTGCATGGAGGGAACCCGCCCGCTGCTGATCGAGCTTCAGGGGCTTGTGTCCCAGACAAGCTTCGGCAACCCAAGACGTATGGCTACCGGAATGGACTATAACCGCATGGTGCTGCTTTTAGCCATTATGGAAAAGCGTCTGGGATTACAGCTTCAGAATCTCGATGCTTATATCAATGTGGTTGGGGGTATGAAAATAGATGAACCGGCTCTTGACCTGGCAGTCGTGTCTGTGCTGTACTCAAGCTTCAGGAATTTTGAAATTCCAGAGGATATGATGATCATCGGCGAGGTCGGCCTGACAGGCGAGGTTCGAAATATCCAGCACATTGAAAAGCGTCTTAAGGAAGGTGCAAAGCTTGGCTTTAAGCGGTGCATTATGCCAAAAGGAAATGCCCGTGGGCTTGAGAATCCAGGCCTTGAGCTGCTGCCGGTCGATAATATATCCAAGGCCTTAAATATATTGAAATAG
- a CDS encoding 5-methyltetrahydrofolate--homocysteine methyltransferase, whose translation MNQEKLFEQMHIRKELWNYNEYERAYDELAEELPGLIEPCGVYKLIPNEMGPSIHRELTGLSHLVCSMVTLGPGISERCTAYFMEKDYLKGLMIDSIADQVLFDLSNDFYQIIKEDVCARKGYGLTVRFAPDDRLIPIHFQKAILEAVDGRRQLAVDITEGYMYNPIKTLGYVYGADQEICTSGVDHDCRLCSNTDCAFRKTEKRPA comes from the coding sequence ATGAATCAGGAAAAACTGTTTGAGCAGATGCATATCCGCAAGGAGCTCTGGAATTATAATGAATATGAAAGGGCCTATGATGAACTGGCCGAGGAACTTCCCGGACTCATTGAACCGTGTGGGGTTTATAAGCTCATTCCAAATGAAATGGGCCCGTCGATCCACAGAGAGCTGACAGGGCTCAGCCATCTGGTATGCAGTATGGTCACGCTGGGGCCGGGGATCAGCGAACGCTGCACTGCCTATTTTATGGAAAAGGATTATCTGAAAGGCCTGATGATTGACAGCATTGCCGATCAGGTTTTATTTGATCTGTCAAATGATTTTTATCAGATTATCAAAGAGGACGTCTGCGCCCGTAAGGGGTATGGCCTGACGGTCCGTTTCGCCCCGGATGACCGGCTGATTCCAATCCATTTTCAGAAAGCGATACTGGAGGCGGTGGACGGCCGCCGCCAGCTGGCCGTGGATATCACGGAGGGGTACATGTACAATCCCATAAAAACCCTGGGATATGTCTATGGAGCTGACCAGGAAATCTGCACCTCCGGGGTAGACCATGACTGCCGTCTCTGCTCAAATACGGACTGTGCGTTCCGGAAAACAGAAAAGCGTCCGGCGTGA
- a CDS encoding DMT family transporter, whose product MFKGIIIAVIGAAAYGFISLFTKNLVNLSVNSDTILVSRFMIIFMVAGTYLVIRKKLVRPSGKQIKDLLIYGVIGYGGAIFLLAESYIFMPMSQATMIHFSYPLFVALFMVVFYREKMTWVKAAALFLTCLGIAFLMEFNFTVNIVGLLIALLSGAAFGFYMVSVSESSIKDLDPVNLLFYLALVVVLVFGTWGLIKGELHLVNLGSAVYMSMLGVAALSIIGIGFSTVAIHTIGPTYAAMICVLEPVVALLCGVAVFQEPLTAYSLLGSLMMLAVILLIAFEGYLRKKKIRKRE is encoded by the coding sequence ATGTTTAAAGGGATTATCATTGCGGTTATCGGCGCGGCGGCCTATGGCTTTATCTCACTTTTCACCAAGAATCTGGTCAATCTGTCCGTAAACAGCGACACCATACTGGTCAGCCGGTTTATGATTATTTTCATGGTGGCCGGCACTTATCTGGTAATCAGAAAAAAACTTGTGAGGCCTTCCGGAAAACAGATCAAAGATTTGTTGATATACGGCGTTATCGGCTACGGCGGGGCAATTTTTCTTTTGGCGGAGTCCTATATTTTTATGCCGATGAGCCAGGCGACCATGATTCATTTTTCGTATCCGCTTTTTGTCGCGCTTTTTATGGTGGTCTTTTACAGGGAAAAAATGACCTGGGTAAAGGCGGCGGCCCTGTTTCTGACCTGCCTGGGAATTGCCTTTCTCATGGAATTTAACTTTACCGTAAACATTGTTGGGCTGCTGATCGCCCTTTTATCCGGCGCGGCCTTTGGCTTTTATATGGTCAGCGTCAGCGAGAGCAGTATCAAAGACCTGGACCCGGTCAATCTGCTTTTTTATCTGGCGCTGGTGGTAGTGCTTGTGTTTGGCACCTGGGGCCTGATCAAGGGAGAACTTCACCTTGTTAATCTCGGATCAGCGGTTTACATGTCGATGTTGGGGGTGGCTGCGCTGTCCATTATTGGTATCGGCTTTTCGACGGTTGCCATCCACACCATCGGCCCCACCTATGCGGCGATGATCTGTGTGCTTGAGCCGGTAGTTGCGCTTTTGTGCGGCGTTGCCGTTTTTCAGGAGCCGCTGACAGCCTATAGTCTTCTGGGGAGCCTGATGATGCTGGCGGTTATTTTGCTGATTGCTTTTGAGGGCTATCTCAGAAAGAAAAAAATCAGAAAGAGGGAATAA
- a CDS encoding CobW family GTP-binding protein, which yields MKLVLLTGFLGSGKTTFLTNLLKSFKDVKIGVLMNEFGEKSIDGELIKGDDFDLLELTGGSVFCACLKENYIKGLVGFLDYDLEYVFVESSGVADPSNMGTILETVTSISGKAYDYLGAICIVDGLYFLEQYDLIPALHKQLVYSNAVIINKTDLQSEDRLNQIEEKIREVNGRTKIYRAAFCEVSMEAVLAEMNGEQPAPVETTNTWESRPKTSVLRVDAPLDYQKFGAFLHDIKKHAYRIKGFVKTNAGDFEVSCVNEFAVMNPWKTSLEQTEIVIISSIGIKIISEVLAAWKKFLGDVPMEFR from the coding sequence ATGAAGCTAGTACTTTTAACCGGTTTTTTAGGATCTGGTAAAACGACCTTTTTAACAAATTTGCTAAAAAGCTTTAAGGATGTCAAAATTGGGGTTTTAATGAATGAGTTCGGAGAAAAAAGCATTGACGGAGAGCTCATTAAAGGCGATGATTTTGATTTGCTTGAGTTGACAGGCGGTTCTGTTTTCTGTGCCTGTTTAAAGGAAAATTATATTAAAGGACTGGTAGGCTTTCTGGATTACGATTTAGAGTATGTTTTTGTGGAGTCCTCCGGTGTAGCCGATCCCTCAAATATGGGAACCATTTTGGAGACAGTGACCTCAATCAGCGGAAAAGCCTATGATTACCTTGGCGCGATCTGCATTGTGGACGGCTTGTATTTTCTGGAGCAATACGATTTGATTCCGGCGCTGCATAAGCAGCTGGTTTACAGCAATGCGGTCATTATCAATAAAACAGATTTACAGAGCGAGGACAGGCTGAACCAGATTGAGGAAAAGATCAGGGAAGTAAACGGCCGTACCAAGATATACAGGGCCGCCTTCTGCGAGGTTTCCATGGAAGCAGTTCTCGCCGAAATGAACGGAGAACAGCCAGCTCCGGTTGAGACCACCAACACCTGGGAATCCCGTCCAAAGACAAGCGTTCTGCGTGTCGATGCGCCTTTGGATTATCAGAAATTCGGCGCTTTCCTGCACGACATCAAAAAACACGCCTACCGGATTAAAGGCTTTGTAAAAACCAACGCCGGTGATTTTGAGGTCAGCTGTGTCAATGAGTTCGCGGTGATGAATCCCTGGAAAACTAGCCTCGAGCAGACAGAAATAGTCATCATCTCCTCGATCGGCATTAAGATTATCAGCGAAGTGCTGGCCGCCTGGAAAAAGTTTTTAGGCGATGTTCCCATGGAATTCAGGTAG
- a CDS encoding acetolactate decarboxylase produces MSTIYQFSTFEAFKNRGFDGCGTVRMLLEHGDIGFGTYHALDGEMIVLDGVPYQADGDCRARRAGENERTPFATVSDFIPDTHFDLGGFTDMDDLCRLLDEQLKAQIHERCFIGRLDGRFKTIEIHSVWPVQKPYEALDVIVGRQKCVTLKAVDGTLVGVRCPEWADGKNFVGWHFHFLSKDQKWGGHVNQVSGHRLAGSFKICSQIKEIDHR; encoded by the coding sequence ATGAGTACCATTTATCAGTTTTCAACCTTTGAGGCCTTTAAAAACCGCGGCTTTGACGGCTGCGGAACGGTCAGGATGCTCCTCGAGCACGGCGATATCGGATTTGGAACCTATCATGCACTGGATGGAGAAATGATTGTTCTGGACGGGGTGCCCTACCAGGCAGACGGCGACTGCCGCGCCCGGAGAGCCGGTGAAAATGAGCGGACGCCCTTTGCCACGGTCTCGGATTTTATACCGGATACGCACTTTGATCTGGGCGGATTCACAGACATGGATGATCTCTGCCGTCTGCTGGATGAGCAGCTGAAAGCCCAGATTCATGAGCGCTGCTTTATCGGACGTTTGGACGGCCGCTTTAAAACAATCGAGATCCACAGTGTCTGGCCAGTCCAAAAACCCTACGAGGCGCTGGACGTGATTGTGGGACGTCAGAAATGTGTGACGCTTAAGGCGGTTGATGGCACGCTGGTGGGCGTCCGCTGTCCTGAGTGGGCCGATGGAAAAAACTTTGTGGGCTGGCATTTTCATTTTTTATCAAAGGATCAAAAATGGGGAGGCCATGTAAATCAGGTGAGCGGCCACAGGCTGGCCGGCAGCTTTAAAATCTGTAGTCAGATTAAAGAGATTGATCATCGCTGA
- a CDS encoding prolyl-tRNA synthetase associated domain-containing protein: protein MENEAKKVYDFLDKLGVQYQVIEHPPVYTCEELEQYMDDVKGAHCKNLLLRNKKGNRHILVILEESKQMNIKAFGKQIGVSNLSFASEERLLKYLGVTTGAVSVFGIINDQNHEVEVYIDEDVLDEEFVNFHPNVNTATVHFSAEGLKQFLAACGNPVERVSI, encoded by the coding sequence ATGGAAAATGAAGCAAAAAAAGTATATGATTTTTTGGACAAGCTTGGTGTGCAATATCAGGTGATCGAGCATCCGCCGGTTTATACCTGCGAAGAGCTGGAGCAATATATGGATGATGTGAAGGGCGCGCACTGCAAGAACCTTTTACTGCGCAACAAAAAAGGAAACCGGCACATTCTGGTTATTCTGGAGGAGTCCAAGCAGATGAATATCAAAGCCTTTGGAAAGCAGATCGGTGTCAGCAATCTGAGCTTTGCCTCTGAGGAACGGCTGCTCAAATATCTGGGCGTCACCACCGGCGCGGTCTCTGTTTTTGGCATTATTAATGATCAGAACCATGAGGTAGAGGTCTATATTGATGAGGATGTCCTGGACGAGGAATTTGTGAATTTCCACCCAAATGTCAATACGGCCACAGTGCACTTCAGTGCGGAAGGTCTGAAGCAGTTTCTGGCAGCCTGCGGCAACCCGGTGGAGCGGGTCAGCATATAA
- a CDS encoding VanZ family protein: MMTKDARRRFLLRVVFVFYIGFLAMVTLLPTSNIAYESSYNLLPLTNIDNYVYDIVHGGIINWEFLATRPSDAVSILYNTFTYSFRNLAGNIALFIPLGLLYPLCRKKRVSFPHILIVTVGTTALIELLQFAFLSSRSADVDDLILNFIGGMIGYLIYKWIE, translated from the coding sequence ATGATGACAAAAGATGCGCGAAGGCGCTTTTTACTGCGGGTTGTATTTGTGTTTTATATAGGTTTTCTGGCAATGGTCACGCTGCTGCCCACATCCAACATTGCCTATGAGTCCAGCTACAATCTGCTGCCGCTTACCAATATTGATAATTATGTCTATGATATTGTGCACGGCGGGATAATAAACTGGGAATTTTTAGCCACCAGGCCGAGCGATGCGGTGAGTATTCTGTACAACACCTTTACCTACTCCTTCCGGAATCTGGCAGGAAACATTGCGCTTTTTATCCCGTTGGGGTTGTTGTACCCGCTTTGCAGAAAAAAACGGGTGAGCTTTCCCCATATACTGATTGTGACGGTCGGAACCACCGCGTTGATCGAACTGCTGCAATTTGCCTTTCTGTCAAGCCGCAGTGCGGATGTGGATGATCTGATCCTTAACTTTATCGGCGGTATGATCGGTTACCTGATCTATAAATGGATTGAATGA
- a CDS encoding sigma 54-interacting transcriptional regulator, protein MTETDTKMNDKIQEFIDFINLRYKGLIITDPFGKIVKVNDRFLEIFHLNTSEGLEFHLEELLLKYGIDEDSEYFYDLDKNQVNVRFKRMSFDAETAVNIWIFEVVGLENARMSLLETIVQFSKDGVHAVNQDGKMIIYNEAQGKIDHYEPSEVIGKHAMDIYALDYESSLLLKVLKTQKPIENVRQGYYTKAGTFVDCVTSVIPLFYHGKLFGSAAIVRDYNGILQTLEKEQVNPEKIKSITTQPNYESKQTRYTFDSIITVNPELAKSIQSAKQAAQTDSNILIIGETGTGKEMFAQSIHAYSSRRDKPFLAINCAAIPESLLEGLLFGTTKGSFTGATDKPGLFEEADGGTIFLDEINSMSLFLQSKLLRVLEERTVTRLGSNKMIHVSARIISSCNENPAQAIQDNNFRSDLFYRLAVVYIVIPSLRMRLDDVSLLTKYFIEMYNRQFDKKIVGVDSEVQQLFDNYSWPGNVRQLRHLLESAMNVIDPDETCIGIRHLPKYILGEDKIGNYEGQPEQRGEIRTSVSVDKGQNIFEELKEKEKEFIIESLTKNGGNIAKTAKQMGMSRQKLYYKLKKYNLK, encoded by the coding sequence ATGACGGAAACAGATACAAAAATGAATGATAAAATACAAGAATTCATCGACTTTATTAATTTGAGATACAAGGGCCTGATAATAACAGACCCGTTTGGGAAAATTGTCAAAGTCAATGACCGTTTTTTAGAAATTTTTCATTTGAATACCAGCGAGGGGCTGGAATTTCACCTTGAGGAGCTGCTCTTAAAATACGGCATCGATGAGGATTCTGAATATTTTTATGATCTGGATAAAAATCAGGTAAATGTCCGGTTTAAAAGGATGTCCTTTGATGCGGAAACAGCGGTTAATATCTGGATTTTTGAGGTGGTCGGACTGGAGAATGCCCGGATGAGCCTTTTGGAAACCATTGTCCAGTTCAGCAAGGATGGGGTCCACGCGGTTAACCAGGATGGAAAAATGATCATTTACAATGAGGCCCAGGGAAAAATCGACCACTATGAGCCGTCAGAAGTCATCGGCAAGCACGCCATGGACATCTATGCGCTGGATTATGAATCCAGTCTGCTGTTGAAGGTACTGAAAACGCAAAAACCCATCGAGAATGTGAGACAGGGCTATTATACCAAGGCAGGAACCTTTGTGGATTGTGTCACTTCGGTTATCCCGCTTTTTTATCATGGAAAACTTTTCGGGTCAGCCGCCATCGTGCGGGATTACAATGGCATTCTCCAGACCCTCGAAAAGGAGCAGGTGAATCCTGAGAAAATCAAGAGTATCACCACCCAGCCCAATTATGAATCCAAGCAGACACGTTATACCTTTGACAGCATTATTACGGTGAACCCCGAGCTCGCAAAAAGCATACAATCTGCCAAGCAGGCAGCCCAGACCGACTCCAATATTCTAATTATCGGCGAAACAGGAACTGGGAAGGAAATGTTTGCCCAGAGTATCCATGCCTACAGCTCGCGGCGGGACAAACCCTTTCTTGCCATCAACTGCGCGGCCATACCGGAATCCCTGCTGGAGGGTCTGCTGTTCGGGACAACCAAGGGCTCCTTTACCGGGGCCACGGATAAGCCCGGCCTCTTTGAGGAGGCGGACGGCGGCACCATTTTTCTGGACGAGATCAACTCCATGTCCCTGTTTCTCCAGTCAAAGCTTTTAAGGGTTCTGGAGGAGCGGACAGTCACGCGCCTGGGCTCAAATAAAATGATTCATGTGAGTGCGCGCATCATTTCAAGCTGCAACGAAAACCCTGCCCAGGCCATTCAGGACAATAATTTCAGAAGCGACCTTTTTTACCGGCTGGCGGTGGTCTATATCGTGATTCCGTCGCTGCGGATGCGCTTGGATGATGTGAGCCTGTTGACAAAGTATTTTATCGAGATGTACAATCGACAATTTGATAAGAAAATTGTCGGGGTCGATTCAGAGGTTCAGCAGCTTTTTGATAATTACAGCTGGCCGGGCAATGTGCGGCAGCTCAGGCACCTTTTAGAGTCGGCCATGAACGTCATCGACCCGGACGAAACCTGTATCGGTATACGGCACCTGCCCAAATATATTTTGGGTGAGGACAAAATTGGAAACTATGAGGGACAGCCAGAGCAGCGTGGTGAAATAAGGACTTCGGTTTCGGTCGACAAGGGACAGAATATTTTTGAGGAATTAAAGGAAAAAGAGAAAGAGTTTATAATCGAAAGCCTGACAAAAAACGGCGGAAACATCGCAAAAACTGCCAAGCAGATGGGCATGAGCCGGCAGAAGCTGTACTATAAGCTCAAAAAATACAATTTAAAATAG
- a CDS encoding uroporphyrinogen decarboxylase family protein has translation MGKELLLKTLRHEQTDGVPFVPFSGVHAGSLKGYTAREVLTDGDKLYESLMEVHKLYTPDGMPIIFDLQIEAEILGCELLWAEDNPPSVMSHPFAGELKVPCKCKIPKKTDGRIPMVLDVMRRVKEAVGDDTALYGLICGPVTLASHIRGSEFFMDIIMYPDYVKELVAFCTEVCNAMTDYYVEAGMDVIALVDPIISQISPKSIEELFMDQFKVAFDYIRSKGALGCFFVCGDATIQMDVMCRTEPDGVSIDENVNINEAKKITDQYNIAIGGNIPLTTTMLFGTQQDNMKYVVDMLDNIDHHNLIVSPGCDMPYSVPMENTIACVQAVKHTEEVREMVKNYEAVDTLGDVDLPDYENLDKPFIEVFTLDPVQCAACTYMEKAAMLAKEEFGDDIDIAVYKYCIKEDIARTQKMGVQHLPSIYINGQLVWSSIIPSRQEIVDEVKKYL, from the coding sequence ATGGGTAAAGAACTTTTATTAAAAACATTGAGACACGAACAGACAGACGGTGTGCCGTTTGTTCCGTTCAGCGGCGTGCACGCAGGTTCCTTAAAAGGCTATACAGCCAGAGAAGTTTTGACAGACGGCGATAAATTATATGAATCATTGATGGAGGTTCATAAATTATATACACCGGACGGGATGCCGATCATTTTTGACTTACAGATCGAAGCTGAAATTTTGGGCTGCGAGCTGCTGTGGGCAGAGGATAATCCGCCTTCTGTTATGAGCCACCCCTTTGCCGGCGAACTCAAGGTACCGTGCAAATGCAAGATTCCTAAGAAAACCGATGGCCGTATCCCAATGGTGCTGGATGTTATGCGCCGGGTGAAAGAAGCTGTAGGCGACGACACGGCTTTATATGGCCTGATCTGCGGCCCGGTCACCCTGGCTTCACATATCCGCGGAAGTGAATTCTTCATGGATATTATTATGTATCCCGATTACGTCAAAGAGCTGGTCGCTTTCTGTACCGAAGTCTGCAACGCCATGACCGACTATTACGTGGAAGCAGGAATGGATGTTATCGCTCTGGTCGACCCGATCATCAGCCAGATTTCACCGAAATCCATTGAAGAGCTGTTTATGGATCAATTCAAGGTGGCCTTTGACTATATTCGCAGCAAGGGCGCTCTTGGCTGTTTCTTTGTCTGCGGCGATGCGACCATTCAGATGGATGTAATGTGCCGGACCGAGCCGGACGGCGTTTCCATTGACGAAAATGTCAATATCAATGAAGCCAAGAAGATTACCGACCAGTACAACATCGCGATCGGCGGGAACATTCCGCTTACAACAACCATGCTTTTCGGGACACAGCAGGATAATATGAAATACGTTGTCGATATGTTGGACAACATTGATCATCACAACCTCATCGTAAGCCCGGGCTGCGACATGCCTTACAGCGTGCCCATGGAAAACACCATCGCGTGTGTTCAGGCGGTTAAACACACCGAGGAAGTCCGCGAAATGGTCAAGAATTACGAAGCGGTCGATACCCTTGGCGATGTAGATCTGCCGGATTATGAAAATCTGGATAAGCCTTTCATCGAAGTCTTTACCCTTGACCCGGTTCAGTGCGCTGCCTGTACTTATATGGAAAAAGCCGCTATGCTGGCCAAGGAAGAATTCGGCGACGACATTGATATTGCCGTTTATAAATACTGTATTAAAGAGGATATTGCGCGTACGCAGAAGATGGGCGTACAGCATCTCCCATCCATTTACATCAACGGACAGCTGGTATGGTCTTCCATCATCCCAAGCCGTCAGGAAATTGTAGATGAAGTGAAAAAATACTTATAA
- a CDS encoding GTP-binding protein yields MAKLMVIGGFLGAGKTTAMIEVAKTLKKIGNTVGLITNDQTDYLVDTQYVENHDLEVTELTGSCFCCNYPGFAERVDEMRQEDYILAEPVGSCTDLVSTIMKPSKEGKAGALEVLPLSVLVEPGRLKDFMDNNTEAFSEGVYYIMDKQMEEADFIILNKVDTLDADEKEKLVGYLNEKYPESRVMEISAREGKGVETWLLAVLSADIAAANAKKMDVVYETYGNAEAEMGWLNAKAEINARNAVNGDELMSALGEALKEAVIKEGGEIGHLKLYLDTDKGASKLSCVGVRQPVELDQSLGQEMTKGQLTINLRAAVDPKLLEKHTSEKVGALAESLGFNAENLVIEAFRPGFPDPTYRM; encoded by the coding sequence ATGGCAAAGCTTATGGTGATCGGCGGATTTTTAGGCGCCGGAAAAACAACGGCAATGATTGAAGTGGCAAAAACACTTAAAAAAATAGGAAATACCGTGGGGCTCATTACCAATGACCAGACCGATTATCTGGTAGATACCCAATATGTTGAAAATCATGATCTTGAAGTTACAGAGCTGACAGGAAGCTGCTTCTGCTGTAATTATCCAGGCTTCGCAGAACGCGTGGACGAAATGCGTCAGGAAGATTATATTCTGGCAGAGCCGGTTGGCAGTTGTACGGATTTGGTTTCGACGATTATGAAGCCTTCCAAAGAGGGAAAAGCCGGCGCGCTGGAGGTGCTGCCGCTTTCTGTTCTGGTAGAGCCTGGACGCCTGAAGGATTTTATGGATAATAATACCGAAGCCTTTTCGGAAGGCGTTTATTACATCATGGACAAGCAGATGGAGGAAGCAGACTTTATCATTTTAAACAAGGTCGATACCCTCGACGCTGACGAAAAAGAAAAGCTGGTGGGCTATTTAAATGAAAAATACCCTGAAAGCCGCGTGATGGAAATTTCCGCAAGAGAGGGAAAAGGAGTGGAAACCTGGCTTCTGGCGGTTCTTTCTGCGGATATTGCGGCTGCCAACGCAAAGAAAATGGATGTGGTCTATGAAACCTACGGCAACGCAGAAGCCGAAATGGGCTGGCTGAACGCCAAGGCTGAAATCAATGCCAGAAACGCTGTGAACGGCGACGAGCTCATGAGCGCGCTGGGCGAGGCACTGAAGGAAGCCGTGATAAAAGAAGGCGGCGAGATCGGCCATCTGAAGCTTTATCTGGATACGGATAAGGGCGCCTCAAAGCTGAGCTGTGTCGGTGTCCGCCAGCCGGTAGAGCTGGACCAGTCCCTCGGACAGGAAATGACAAAGGGGCAGCTGACCATTAACCTGAGAGCGGCGGTCGACCCAAAGCTGCTTGAAAAACACACCAGTGAAAAGGTTGGAGCGCTGGCCGAAAGTCTTGGCTTCAACGCTGAAAATCTGGTCATCGAGGCTTTCCGGCCAGGGTTCCCGGACCCGACCTACCGGATGTAA
- a CDS encoding PTS sugar transporter subunit IIC, producing MKKEPKYENVRDFLRKKDIEFSAQRYLIDALKYMAFGLFGTLLMGSILNQVGILFHIPFLSETLWPAAQAMTGPAIAVAVAFGLNAPPLVLFSITVAGFLGNAQGGPAGALIAAVIGAEFGKAVSGETKVDILVTPFVTMLVGSIVAVVVGPPIGAFMTALGNVIMWATEQQPVIMGIVISVIVGAVLTLPISSAALCIMLNLSGIAAGAATVGCCCQMVGFAVQSYKENGIGGLAAQGLGTSMIQVPNIIKNWRIWIPPTAASAVLGPLATTVFQMQNTPVAAGMGTCGLVGQIGTVMAMTEAGQPMVQIVLGIALLQIILPAAVTMVFYKLCARAGWIKAGDMKLDL from the coding sequence ATGAAAAAAGAACCGAAGTATGAAAATGTGCGGGATTTTCTCAGGAAAAAGGATATTGAGTTTTCTGCCCAGCGCTATCTGATCGACGCGCTGAAATACATGGCCTTTGGCCTGTTCGGAACGCTGCTCATGGGCAGTATCCTGAATCAGGTGGGAATATTATTTCACATTCCCTTTTTAAGCGAGACCTTGTGGCCGGCAGCCCAGGCTATGACAGGGCCCGCCATTGCGGTGGCGGTCGCCTTCGGGCTCAATGCGCCGCCGCTTGTTCTGTTTTCCATCACCGTGGCCGGTTTTCTGGGCAATGCCCAGGGCGGGCCGGCCGGCGCTCTGATCGCCGCGGTCATCGGTGCTGAGTTTGGCAAGGCGGTTTCAGGAGAGACAAAGGTGGATATTTTAGTAACGCCCTTTGTGACCATGCTCGTCGGCTCAATTGTCGCCGTGGTGGTTGGCCCGCCGATCGGCGCTTTTATGACGGCTCTGGGAAATGTGATCATGTGGGCCACCGAGCAGCAGCCCGTTATCATGGGGATTGTCATCTCGGTGATCGTGGGGGCAGTGCTCACCCTGCCGATTTCCAGCGCGGCCCTGTGCATCATGCTGAACCTCTCCGGCATAGCCGCCGGGGCGGCCACAGTGGGCTGCTGTTGTCAGATGGTTGGCTTTGCGGTCCAGAGCTATAAGGAAAACGGGATCGGCGGCCTGGCGGCCCAGGGGCTTGGTACTTCAATGATTCAGGTGCCCAATATCATTAAAAACTGGCGTATATGGATACCGCCCACGGCGGCTTCGGCAGTGCTGGGACCTCTGGCCACCACGGTTTTCCAGATGCAGAACACGCCAGTCGCTGCCGGAATGGGCACCTGCGGCCTTGTGGGGCAGATCGGCACAGTCATGGCCATGACAGAGGCCGGACAGCCAATGGTCCAGATTGTGCTTGGCATTGCCCTGCTTCAAATCATTTTGCCGGCAGCTGTGACCATGGTTTTCTATAAGCTCTGTGCCAGAGCCGGATGGATAAAAGCCGGGGATATGAAATTAGATTTATAA